In Beutenbergia cavernae DSM 12333, the DNA window TGCCAATAATGGGTTAGCACTCTCACCACGAGAGTGACAACCCTGGCCGATGCCGATGAGGCGTTGCGACGGGCGGGACGTGACCGCCCTGAGTGACGTCGTCCGTCGCGGGCGTCGCACCGGCCGCACACCGCAACAGCGGAGGATCCACACCTCATGGCAAAGATCATTGCCTTCGAAGAGGAGGCCCGCCGCGGCATGGAGCGAGGGCTCAACCACCTCGCCGACGCCGTCAAGGTCACCCTCGGCCCCAAGGGCCGCAACGTCGTGCTCGAGAAGAAGTGGGGCGCCCCCACGATCACCAACGATGGCGTGTCCATCGCGAAGGAGATCGAGCTCGAGGAGCCGTTCGAGAAGATCGGCGCGGAGCTCGTCAAGGAGGTCGCCAAGAAGACTGACGACGTCGCCGGCGACGGCACCACGACCGCCACCGTGCTCGCCCAGGCGCTCGTGCGCGAGGGTCTGCGCAACGTGGCGGCCGGCGCCAACCCGATCGCCCTCAAGAAGGGCATCGACAAGGCGGTCGAGGCTGTCACCGCCGCGCTGCTCGAGCAGGCCAAGGAGGTCGAGACCAAGGAGGAGATCGCCGCGACCGCGGGCATCTCCGCCGGCGACCCCGCGATCGGCGAGCTCATCGCCGAGGCCCTCGACAAGGTGGGCAAGGAAGGCGTCATCACCGTCGAGGAGTCCAACGCGCTCGGCCTCGAGCTCGAGCTCACCGAGGGCATGCGCTTCGACAAGGGCTACCTGTCCGCGTACTTCGTGACGGACCAGGAGCGCCAGGAGGCCGTCCTCGAGGACGCGTACATCCTGCTCGTCGAGTCGAAGATCTCGAGCGTCAAGGACCTCCTGCCCCTCCTGGAGAAGGTCATCCAGGGCGGCAAGTCGCTCGTCATCATCGCCGAGGACATCGAGGGCGAGGCTCTTGCCACGCTCGTCGTGAACAAGCTCAAGGGCACGTTCAAGTCGGTCGCCGTCAAGGCTCCCGGCTTCGGCGACCGCCGCAAGGCGATGCTGCAGGACATGGCGATCCTCACGGGCGGCCAGGTCATCTCCGAGACCGTCGGCCTCTCGCTCGAGAACGCCGACCTCGACGCCCTCGGTCAGGCGCGCAAGATCGTCGTGACCAAGGACGAGACCACGATCGTCGAGGGTGCCGGTGACCCGGACCAGCTCGCCGGTCGCGTCGCGCAGATCCGCGCCGAGATCGAGAACTCGGACTCCGACTACGACCGCGAGAAGCTCCAGGAGCGCCTCGCGAAGCTGGCCGGCGGCGTCGCCGTCATCAAGGCCGGCGCGGCGACGGAGGTCGAGCTCAAGGAGCGCAAGCACCGCATCGAGGACGCCGTGCGCAACGCCAAGGCGGCCGTG includes these proteins:
- the groL gene encoding chaperonin GroEL (60 kDa chaperone family; promotes refolding of misfolded polypeptides especially under stressful conditions; forms two stacked rings of heptamers to form a barrel-shaped 14mer; ends can be capped by GroES; misfolded proteins enter the barrel where they are refolded when GroES binds) encodes the protein MAKIIAFEEEARRGMERGLNHLADAVKVTLGPKGRNVVLEKKWGAPTITNDGVSIAKEIELEEPFEKIGAELVKEVAKKTDDVAGDGTTTATVLAQALVREGLRNVAAGANPIALKKGIDKAVEAVTAALLEQAKEVETKEEIAATAGISAGDPAIGELIAEALDKVGKEGVITVEESNALGLELELTEGMRFDKGYLSAYFVTDQERQEAVLEDAYILLVESKISSVKDLLPLLEKVIQGGKSLVIIAEDIEGEALATLVVNKLKGTFKSVAVKAPGFGDRRKAMLQDMAILTGGQVISETVGLSLENADLDALGQARKIVVTKDETTIVEGAGDPDQLAGRVAQIRAEIENSDSDYDREKLQERLAKLAGGVAVIKAGAATEVELKERKHRIEDAVRNAKAAVEEGIVAGGGVALIQAGKVAFETLELVGDESTGGNIVKVAIDAPLKQIAINAGLEGGVVAEKVRSLPAGHGLNAATGDYEDLLAAGINDPVKVTRSALQNAASIAGLFLTTEAIVADKPEKASAPAGGGDGDMGGMGF